The genomic DNA TGGGACTGAACGGCAACGGCAGCACCTTGCGCGAGGCACCGCCTCGGCGCATCGCGCCGCTGTCCAACGGCGCGGCCGCCGACCATGCCGGAGCCCAACGCGAGCAGCACCCGCAGCTCAACCCGCGCTATACCTTCGCCGAATTTGTGGTCGGCTCGGCCAACCAGTTCGCCCACGCCGCAGCGCAAGCGGTTGCCAATCAGCCCGGTGAAAAATACAACCCGCTGTTCATCTATGGTGGGGTCGGGCTGGGTAAGACGCACCTGGTGACCGCGATCGGTCATCACCTGTGGGCGAGCGGCAAGCGCAAGGTGCTGTTCATGCCGGCTGAGGTCTTCATGAACGAGCTTATCTCGTCCCTGCGGCGCGACCGGATGGGTGAGTTCAAGGAGAAGTTCCGCCGCGTCGACGCCCTCATCCTCGACGACGTCCAGTTCCTCGCCGGCCGCGAGCGGACCCAAGAGGAGTTCTTTCACACGTTCAACTCGCTTCACGCCGACCGCCATCAGATCGTGCTGACCTCGGACAAGGTGCCGCGCGAGATTCCGGGACTCGAGGAGCGGCTGCGCAATCGCTTCGAGTCGGGCCTGATCGCGGACATCGCGCCGCCGGATCTCGAAACCCGAGTCGCCATCGTCCAGAAGAAGGCGGCGCTCGAGCGCCTGGCGCTGCCGGCCGAGGTCGCGCTCTACATCGCGCAGAACGTCTCCTCCAACGTGCGCGAGCTGGAGGGATGTCTGACCCGGCTCTCTGCGCTGGCTTCGATGGACCGGGCGCCGGTGACGGTCGAGTTTGCGCGCCAGGCGCTCCACGACCTCATCCGTGTCCACGATCAACGGCCGGGAATCGAATCGATCCAGAAGACGGTTTCCGACTTCTTCCACATCCGGCTCGCCGACCTCAAATCGAAAAAGCGCACTCAGCACATCGCGTTCTGCCGCCAGGTCGCGATGTACCTGTGCCGCAAACTGACCGACAACTCGTTTCCGGTGATCGGCGAGCATTTCGGACGCGACCATTCGACAGTGATCCACGCCTACAACCTGATCGCGCGCCGGGTGGCCAACGACTCTGCGTTCAGGATGTCGATCGAAAAGATCGAGCGCGAGCTGAAGGTCGATCAGAAGGCAGCCTGAGCGGGGCTCTTAACAATTCTGTGGAAAATTCCTTTACAATGGGCACAGTATCGACAGCCGGCGTCAGCGGCGCGGCGGAAGCGGCGACAGGGCGCGCCCTGCCCCACGGCTTCATGCGCCGGGATTGTGCCGGAATAACGGGGGCTTGCGGCCCGAA from Candidatus Binataceae bacterium includes the following:
- the dnaA gene encoding chromosomal replication initiator protein DnaA — encoded protein: MEALWQRAADRMRDTLGQVGFETWIGPLNFLGLQGRTATIEAPNRFFRDWVSDRYLELLRQSLSAEAGQVVDVKLTLGLNGNGSTLREAPPRRIAPLSNGAAADHAGAQREQHPQLNPRYTFAEFVVGSANQFAHAAAQAVANQPGEKYNPLFIYGGVGLGKTHLVTAIGHHLWASGKRKVLFMPAEVFMNELISSLRRDRMGEFKEKFRRVDALILDDVQFLAGRERTQEEFFHTFNSLHADRHQIVLTSDKVPREIPGLEERLRNRFESGLIADIAPPDLETRVAIVQKKAALERLALPAEVALYIAQNVSSNVRELEGCLTRLSALASMDRAPVTVEFARQALHDLIRVHDQRPGIESIQKTVSDFFHIRLADLKSKKRTQHIAFCRQVAMYLCRKLTDNSFPVIGEHFGRDHSTVIHAYNLIARRVANDSAFRMSIEKIERELKVDQKAA